The Spiroplasma clarkii genome has a window encoding:
- the hprK gene encoding HPr(Ser) kinase/phosphatase, with translation MKKLTLNKIVSTLNLEIISGADKMDQQIDTYGLNRAGLELTGYFEKGEKSHRLILMSTKELNYIMQFNEQERRARYEQLLSKKFPGILLTTKFTDELFFKIAKEKNFPVVLGGDSTAILSKAILDILDDFLSPQTEMHASLINVFGKGVIFIGESGIGKSELAMELVKSNHLFVGDDRIVITKKNGSLFGRSHVILKNLVEVRGIGIIDVAKTNGYKVIMDESPIDLVIELSIFKKDGVDDSERLGKSFQTYRILDQNIPYIKIPVSSGRNIQNIIEVAVSKLKISQSGLYKDDADLLTERLQQFRDEN, from the coding sequence TTGAAAAAGTTAACTTTAAATAAAATAGTAAGTACCTTAAATCTTGAAATAATTAGTGGTGCTGACAAAATGGATCAACAAATAGACACTTATGGTTTAAATAGGGCTGGTTTAGAATTAACAGGTTATTTTGAAAAAGGTGAAAAATCCCATCGATTAATTTTAATGTCAACAAAGGAACTAAATTACATAATGCAATTTAATGAACAAGAAAGAAGAGCTCGTTATGAGCAGTTACTTTCAAAAAAATTCCCAGGAATTTTATTAACAACAAAATTTACAGATGAACTTTTCTTTAAAATTGCCAAAGAAAAAAACTTCCCAGTAGTTTTGGGTGGGGATTCAACAGCAATCCTTTCAAAGGCTATTTTAGATATTTTAGATGATTTTTTATCACCTCAAACTGAAATGCATGCCTCATTAATTAATGTTTTTGGTAAAGGTGTAATTTTTATTGGGGAATCAGGAATTGGTAAATCAGAGCTAGCAATGGAATTGGTTAAATCTAACCACTTGTTTGTTGGTGATGACCGTATTGTTATTACCAAAAAGAATGGTAGTTTATTTGGTAGAAGTCATGTAATTTTAAAAAACTTAGTTGAGGTTAGGGGTATTGGTATTATTGATGTTGCTAAAACTAATGGTTATAAAGTAATTATGGATGAGTCACCAATTGACTTAGTAATTGAGTTATCTATTTTCAAAAAAGATGGTGTTGATGATTCAGAGCGTTTAGGTAAATCATTTCAAACTTACCGCATTTTAGATCAAAACATCCCTTATATAAAAATTCCAGTTTCATCTGGACGTAATATTCAAAATATCATTGAAGTGGCTGTTTCAAAACTAAAAATCTCTCAAAGTGGTTTATATAAAGATGATGCAGATTTATTAACTGAAAGGCTGCAACAATTTCGAGATGAAAACTAA
- a CDS encoding NAD(P)/FAD-dependent oxidoreductase, protein MKNLINVETDFDVVIAGAGPAGLSAGIYIGRSGLNVLILEKTVVGGKVIYTYEIENYPGFKKVDGFTLAKSFEEQALALGAKIEYSGLKSFEKTDIFNITLENGRVITSKVLILATGTKENHLGVPGEKEYYGKGVSYCATCDGPGPRFKDKPIVVVGGGYSAIEEGNYLTRFGSVVHIVHRRKQFRVDTKSLKKAEENPKIVFHYDSVVEEITGTANEGVTGVRIKNVLTNEVSEIKAVGVFPFIGQNPVVDYITDTNLLNQDKQIVADINMQTSIEGLFTAGDVRNTPFRQIATAVADGALAGQNAVRYIENLD, encoded by the coding sequence ATGAAAAATCTTATTAATGTAGAAACGGACTTTGATGTTGTTATTGCAGGAGCAGGTCCTGCAGGATTAAGTGCTGGTATTTATATTGGAAGATCAGGCTTAAATGTCTTGATTTTAGAAAAAACTGTTGTTGGTGGTAAGGTTATCTATACTTATGAAATTGAAAATTACCCTGGTTTTAAAAAAGTTGATGGATTTACTTTGGCAAAAAGCTTTGAAGAACAAGCATTGGCATTGGGAGCTAAAATTGAATATTCAGGTTTAAAAAGTTTTGAAAAAACTGACATTTTTAACATTACTCTTGAAAATGGTAGAGTTATCACCAGCAAAGTCTTAATCTTAGCTACAGGTACTAAAGAAAATCATTTAGGAGTTCCTGGTGAAAAAGAATATTATGGTAAAGGGGTGTCATATTGTGCAACTTGTGATGGACCTGGTCCTAGATTTAAAGATAAACCAATAGTTGTTGTTGGGGGTGGGTACTCTGCTATTGAAGAAGGAAATTACTTAACTCGTTTTGGGTCAGTAGTACACATTGTTCATCGTCGTAAACAGTTTAGAGTTGATACAAAATCACTTAAAAAAGCTGAAGAAAACCCAAAAATAGTGTTCCATTATGATAGTGTTGTTGAAGAAATTACTGGTACTGCAAATGAAGGAGTAACTGGGGTTAGAATTAAAAATGTTTTAACTAATGAAGTTTCAGAAATCAAAGCAGTTGGAGTTTTCCCATTTATTGGGCAAAACCCTGTTGTAGATTACATTACAGACACTAATTTATTGAACCAAGACAAGCAAATTGTGGCAGATATTAACATGCAAACAAGCATTGAAGGTCTTTTCACTGCAGGGGATGTCCGCAACACTCCTTTTAGACAAATAGCTACAGCTGTTGCAGATGGTGCATTAGCAGGACAAAATGCAGTTCGTTATATTGAAAACCTTGATTAA
- the secG gene encoding preprotein translocase subunit SecG, which yields MFNFLASTAEIKSANYIIFAFEIVALVVSLLMITVGMIQNKTSQTGLSALNGGNDELFSNSKERGSDKTLSMWMLGLGIAMFIITIVIGIITNVVISAS from the coding sequence ATGTTTAACTTTTTAGCAAGTACAGCAGAAATTAAATCAGCAAATTACATAATTTTTGCATTTGAAATTGTAGCCTTAGTAGTTTCATTGTTGATGATTACAGTGGGTATGATTCAAAATAAAACCTCTCAAACAGGATTAAGTGCATTAAATGGTGGAAATGATGAATTGTTTTCTAATTCAAAAGAAAGAGGAAGCGACAAAACATTGTCAATGTGAATGTTAGGTTTAGGGATCGCTATGTTTATCATTACAATTGTTATTGGTATAATTACAAACGTTGTTATCAGTGCTAGTTAA
- the whiA gene encoding DNA-binding protein WhiA, with translation MSFAKEVKEEIVAHTFSPEQALMFISGFIKHNGELIYTNNGFQLVLTSTSNAIIRNIFMLLKSVYNGKIEISILQTQMITRKKIFQLTLVDNIKEFLIKNSLYDFENSDKIIEVIINNEDINKSLIRAYISGVFVASGSVNSPETSNYHLEFQFKDLHSAEYICRILNDFEFNFKVIAKKSKYVCYVKKSTHVSDFLKFVDAGKSAMKFENIRISRDLANSINRVGNIDIYNQQKTSSTGLKQVQQITLIKNKHLLGELSVKAQVLANLRLQNPTASYSDLEVKMNEEGVNITKSGVSNLFKIITKIAESIGE, from the coding sequence ATGTCGTTTGCCAAGGAAGTCAAAGAAGAAATAGTTGCCCATACTTTTTCCCCAGAACAAGCATTAATGTTTATTTCTGGATTTATTAAGCATAATGGCGAATTAATTTACACAAACAATGGATTTCAACTGGTTTTAACTTCAACATCAAATGCCATTATCAGAAACATCTTTATGCTACTTAAAAGTGTCTACAATGGTAAAATTGAAATCTCCATTCTACAAACTCAGATGATAACTCGTAAAAAGATTTTTCAACTAACATTGGTTGATAATATAAAAGAGTTTCTTATTAAAAATTCCTTATATGATTTCGAAAATAGTGATAAAATAATAGAGGTAATAATTAATAATGAAGATATAAATAAGAGTTTGATTAGAGCATATATTTCGGGGGTATTTGTTGCATCAGGGAGTGTTAACTCTCCAGAAACTAGTAATTACCACCTAGAATTTCAATTTAAAGATTTACACTCTGCAGAGTACATCTGTAGAATATTAAATGATTTTGAATTTAACTTTAAAGTAATTGCAAAAAAAAGCAAATACGTTTGTTATGTGAAGAAATCGACACATGTGTCGGACTTCTTAAAATTCGTAGATGCGGGAAAATCTGCAATGAAATTTGAAAATATTAGAATCAGCAGGGATTTAGCAAATAGTATCAACCGGGTTGGAAACATTGACATTTACAACCAACAAAAAACCTCATCAACAGGTCTAAAACAAGTACAACAGATAACATTAATAAAGAACAAGCACTTATTGGGGGAATTATCTGTTAAAGCACAAGTTTTAGCAAATTTACGTTTACAAAACCCTACAGCTTCATATTCAGATTTAGAAGTAAAGATGAATGAAGAAGGGGTTAACATCACAAAGTCGGGAGTTAGTAATTTATTTAAGATTATAACCAAAATAGCAGAAAGCATTGGTGAATAA
- the rnr gene encoding ribonuclease R has product MKNLILEKISNNTPMQLNTLITKFNFDKDQVTNALRELHDERIVAWTKDNYIFKIGEEFHLGTIRINDKGFGFIKDLRLPENDYFVPPTSLNGSLTTDEVIFKIEKEQDGREKAEVIKVANRTKTSLIGEIQPSYDGRFLDFISNEPGFKNYRIVMVNSRDFGVKKDMIVKLRILEVRDKKLFTRIQKVIGDANKAVDRIYSIAYEFNINPDFNDLTISEANEVAQPIDYNDQLVTRRKKIIKDLNLVTIDGSDSKDLDDAIYVERTKNGYKLLVAIADVSYYVRPLSSLDNTALFRGNSVYLVNKVIPMLPEKLSNGVCSLNPNEDKLCLVAEMEFDKDGVMVNSRVYESIMNSKARLTYSEVNELFASNQSTRQPEIIEMLLVAKELHELIDMERSSRGSIDFDIPEPKIILDSESNVIDILQRERGTSEKLIENFMVSANECVASIVFEKELPFLYRDHGEPKEENLLEWHQILRALGINVKLTELDKINPKTIKNALEQIDKQVADKTERDVINVTLLKFMEKARYDLENIGHFGLASECYTHFTSPIRRYSDLIVHRYLKQYLIDKDLRPFRLEQNAKFIQKACTIINDTEKNAVNAEREVNKVCMAEYMTKYIGVEFEGIVAAVLKFGLFVQLDNCVEGLIHISELPDFVFDEKMNIMVDKQNRVFRLGQKVKIKVKNADMKKRVIDFVLA; this is encoded by the coding sequence ATGAAGAATTTAATTTTAGAAAAAATTAGTAACAATACACCAATGCAGTTGAATACTTTAATAACAAAATTTAACTTTGACAAAGACCAAGTCACAAATGCTTTGAGAGAATTGCATGATGAACGCATTGTGGCATGAACCAAAGACAATTATATTTTCAAAATTGGTGAAGAATTTCACCTAGGAACCATTCGTATTAATGATAAAGGGTTTGGATTTATTAAGGATTTAAGACTCCCAGAAAATGACTATTTTGTACCCCCAACTTCTTTAAATGGCAGTTTGACAACTGATGAAGTTATTTTTAAGATCGAAAAAGAACAAGATGGAAGAGAAAAAGCTGAAGTCATTAAAGTTGCCAACCGTACAAAAACATCATTAATTGGTGAAATTCAACCCAGCTATGATGGGCGATTTTTAGATTTCATCTCCAATGAGCCAGGATTTAAAAATTACCGCATAGTTATGGTTAATTCAAGAGACTTTGGTGTCAAAAAAGACATGATTGTAAAGCTGAGAATTCTTGAGGTTCGAGATAAGAAACTATTTACAAGAATTCAAAAAGTAATTGGTGATGCCAATAAGGCAGTTGACCGAATTTATTCAATTGCTTATGAATTTAATATTAATCCAGATTTCAATGATTTAACAATTAGTGAAGCCAATGAAGTGGCTCAACCAATTGACTACAATGACCAGTTAGTGACTCGTCGTAAAAAAATTATCAAAGACTTAAATTTAGTGACAATTGATGGATCAGATTCAAAAGATTTAGATGATGCAATTTACGTTGAGCGCACCAAAAATGGTTATAAACTTCTTGTAGCAATTGCAGATGTTAGCTATTATGTTCGTCCATTAAGTTCTTTAGATAATACAGCTCTATTCAGGGGTAACTCAGTTTATTTGGTAAACAAGGTAATTCCAATGTTACCAGAAAAGTTATCTAATGGAGTTTGTAGTTTAAACCCAAATGAGGACAAATTATGTCTAGTGGCAGAAATGGAATTTGATAAAGATGGAGTTATGGTGAATAGCCGAGTTTATGAATCAATTATGAACTCAAAAGCTCGTTTAACTTATAGTGAAGTTAATGAACTATTTGCCTCAAACCAATCAACTAGACAACCTGAAATTATTGAAATGTTATTAGTTGCCAAAGAGTTGCATGAATTAATTGACATGGAAAGAAGTAGTAGAGGTTCAATAGATTTTGATATTCCAGAACCAAAAATTATTTTAGATAGTGAAAGTAATGTCATTGATATTTTGCAAAGAGAACGTGGAACTAGTGAAAAACTAATTGAAAACTTTATGGTTAGTGCCAATGAGTGTGTGGCAAGCATAGTTTTTGAAAAAGAACTACCATTTTTGTATAGAGATCATGGTGAACCAAAAGAAGAAAACCTCCTAGAATGACACCAAATTTTAAGAGCTTTAGGTATTAATGTAAAATTAACTGAACTTGATAAAATTAATCCAAAAACAATCAAAAATGCCTTAGAACAAATTGACAAACAAGTTGCAGACAAGACTGAAAGAGATGTTATTAATGTGACCTTGTTAAAATTTATGGAAAAGGCCAGGTATGACTTAGAAAACATTGGCCATTTTGGATTAGCTAGTGAGTGTTACACTCATTTTACAAGTCCAATTCGTCGATATAGTGATCTAATTGTGCACCGTTACTTAAAGCAATATCTAATTGATAAAGATTTGCGACCATTTCGTTTAGAACAAAATGCTAAGTTTATTCAAAAAGCCTGTACAATAATTAATGATACTGAAAAAAATGCAGTCAATGCTGAACGCGAAGTTAATAAAGTTTGTATGGCAGAATATATGACAAAATATATTGGAGTTGAGTTTGAAGGAATAGTGGCTGCAGTTTTAAAATTTGGTCTTTTTGTCCAACTAGATAATTGTGTGGAAGGTTTAATTCACATTAGTGAATTACCAGATTTTGTCTTTGATGAAAAAATGAATATCATGGTGGATAAACAAAACCGAGTGTTTAGATTGGGTCAAAAAGTCAAGATTAAAGTTAAAAATGCTGATATGAAGAAAAGAGTAATTGACTTTGTTTTAGCATAA
- a CDS encoding rhodanese-like domain-containing protein, with product MQWLDVVFKFLAKIFKSDAFKKKYKTKPEKKFLKCLNSSNWQVIDLRNELSYQENHISGTINISKLFFRNNYYKKIDRTKKVLILNRDFHSDLDIYKILKQKSFKVYILTKNYYDLVNDPIIDRLVNVIVY from the coding sequence ATGCAATGACTTGATGTAGTCTTTAAATTTTTAGCAAAAATCTTCAAAAGTGATGCTTTTAAAAAAAAGTACAAGACCAAACCTGAGAAGAAATTTTTAAAGTGCTTAAATAGCAGTAATTGACAAGTTATTGATTTAAGAAATGAATTAAGTTATCAAGAGAACCACATTAGTGGGACTATTAATATTTCAAAGCTCTTTTTTAGAAATAACTATTACAAAAAAATTGACCGCACTAAAAAGGTCTTAATCTTAAATCGTGATTTTCATAGTGATTTAGATATCTACAAGATTTTAAAGCAAAAAAGTTTTAAAGTTTATATCTTAACCAAAAACTACTATGATCTTGTGAATGATCCTATAATTGATCGCTTAGTTAATGTAATTGTTTATTAA
- a CDS encoding helix-turn-helix domain-containing protein, whose protein sequence is MKKDLIELFSSNMKYIRLKSGLTQEELSFKVGLHRNYISDTERGRRNISLKAVEKIAEGLGVPVVELFSQK, encoded by the coding sequence ATGAAGAAAGATTTAATTGAATTATTTAGCTCAAACATGAAATATATCAGACTTAAAAGCGGTTTAACACAAGAAGAATTAAGCTTTAAAGTTGGTCTACACAGAAATTACATTTCTGACACCGAGAGAGGTAGAAGAAACATTTCATTAAAAGCTGTTGAAAAAATCGCTGAGGGACTTGGAGTACCTGTAGTCGAATTATTTTCACAAAAATAG
- a CDS encoding prolipoprotein diacylglyceryl transferase — MKTNILTNNPYWDQWINTGNGETLSFLYGVLAIAGILTTIAAAATTFAIKKVPMREFMHSIYIMIPAALVGGSLFGKLGTNIVWYRVFFFWEPGLSIFASLLFGSFAGYLWFSRVKYRHNISIWVYADAIIPHMFLGQAIGRWGNLFNHELLGKPIDIEKYQWLPNFIWQRLFYFYDSASGAPVDALVYRQPLFLYESFATLTAWIIIVFLVPLLFKLISKKPWKLDPLAFPTRAKPLPIDAIKVLPNYFEVIYNRKKTTKQSDMINKELLFLSKSNIWKKAYYAYEVDETVAQQFQQEINQHRENRLKALKRYNDGKAKLVESIATKQDKVTKQKLNKTEFKKFKNIAKSEFKRNFATEKRDKSLWRNLWTTDSSKLTQANNPYQLTILRIGAKTGLYVTIYGIIRSVLDSFRTPFELPLKNAPISNHVVLGLAIILGLLLFSFAQFIAPNKWREERWLYEKSY, encoded by the coding sequence ATGAAAACTAATATTTTAACAAACAATCCTTATTGAGATCAGTGAATTAATACTGGGAATGGTGAAACCCTTTCTTTTCTATATGGAGTTTTAGCAATTGCAGGAATTTTAACAACCATTGCTGCAGCTGCTACAACTTTTGCTATCAAAAAAGTACCTATGAGAGAATTTATGCACTCAATTTATATTATGATTCCAGCTGCCTTAGTTGGAGGCTCATTATTTGGTAAATTGGGAACAAATATTGTCTGGTATCGGGTTTTTTTCTTTTGAGAACCTGGTTTAAGTATTTTTGCCTCACTCTTATTTGGTAGTTTTGCTGGTTACTTATGATTTTCACGAGTAAAATATCGTCATAACATTTCAATTTGAGTTTATGCAGATGCTATTATTCCACACATGTTTTTGGGACAAGCAATTGGGAGATGAGGTAACTTGTTTAACCATGAACTTTTGGGAAAACCAATTGATATTGAAAAATACCAATGGTTGCCAAATTTTATTTGGCAAAGACTCTTTTACTTTTATGATTCTGCATCAGGAGCACCTGTTGATGCACTAGTTTATCGTCAACCTTTATTTTTATATGAGTCTTTTGCTACACTAACAGCCTGAATTATCATAGTTTTTTTAGTACCATTATTGTTTAAATTAATTAGCAAAAAACCTTGAAAACTTGACCCTCTGGCTTTTCCAACAAGAGCAAAACCATTACCAATAGATGCTATTAAGGTGTTGCCAAATTATTTTGAAGTAATTTATAATCGTAAAAAAACTACAAAACAAAGTGATATGATTAATAAAGAATTACTTTTTTTAAGCAAAAGTAATATATGAAAAAAAGCATATTATGCTTATGAAGTTGATGAGACAGTGGCTCAACAGTTTCAACAAGAAATTAATCAACATAGAGAAAATCGATTAAAGGCCTTAAAAAGGTATAATGATGGTAAAGCTAAGTTGGTTGAAAGTATTGCTACCAAACAAGATAAAGTTACAAAACAAAAATTAAACAAAACAGAATTTAAAAAATTTAAAAATATAGCAAAAAGTGAATTTAAAAGAAATTTTGCAACTGAAAAAAGGGATAAATCTTTGTGAAGAAATCTCTGGACAACTGATTCAAGTAAATTGACCCAAGCTAACAATCCATATCAATTAACTATTTTAAGGATTGGAGCAAAAACAGGACTTTATGTCACAATTTATGGAATTATTCGATCAGTGTTAGATAGTTTTAGAACACCATTTGAATTACCACTAAAAAATGCCCCAATTAGCAATCATGTGGTTTTAGGATTGGCCATTATTTTAGGATTATTATTGTTTAGTTTTGCACAATTTATTGCACCAAATAAATGAAGAGAGGAAAGATGATTGTATGAAAAATCTTATTAA
- a CDS encoding prolipoprotein diacylglyceryl transferase has product METWDDNSFITVESLRTVSSDYGGFHVYAFTMTMGVIIAILFAAYQFKRKGLKIERLMMGAVGAVPAGLFGGSFFGKLGSSNSFWSLFAFWEAGMSIHGAILFGAGFGILVFYLMGRRERVSIWVYMDCILPQILVSQAVGRWGNFFNHEIFGKPAGLYNEGALSWLPGFIRDNMTKAFVGKDGTEINGISLVSGEWYVMQPIFLYESISFVILWALIVFLIPAIKYMTKNTPWRNDPLSFPVKATAIPLDKIVKSEKFEPKKYNVIAKSNKDGVTKEELFYMKKTDIWQKAYYKNTDLEAVAEYQDKIDEINNKLPEIDENIWAKIKSISTITKSQWQKGKVLVNTNNPNNYHVVKAGVEAGMYFFAWNLVRMIIEIERPINNLFIKDHHLLSVLLVAMTALFGIVLAVIAQFVAPYLFRKPGFIFEKQYFYTEDAAKAAAGTKVVKSEDNNEKISKIKLKEQKAKEKLDKTLKKDK; this is encoded by the coding sequence ATGGAAACATGAGATGATAATAGCTTTATTACTGTTGAAAGTTTAAGGACAGTTAGTTCTGATTATGGTGGATTTCATGTCTATGCATTTACAATGACAATGGGGGTAATTATTGCCATTTTATTTGCAGCTTATCAATTTAAGAGAAAAGGACTCAAAATTGAAAGACTAATGATGGGAGCAGTTGGAGCAGTTCCGGCCGGACTATTTGGTGGTTCATTTTTTGGAAAACTAGGTTCTTCAAATTCATTTTGAAGTTTATTTGCTTTTTGAGAAGCTGGTATGTCAATTCATGGAGCAATTTTATTTGGAGCAGGGTTTGGAATCCTAGTGTTCTACCTTATGGGGAGAAGAGAGAGAGTCTCAATTTGAGTCTATATGGACTGTATCCTTCCTCAAATTTTAGTTAGTCAAGCCGTTGGTCGTTGAGGAAACTTCTTCAATCATGAAATTTTTGGAAAACCAGCTGGTTTATACAACGAAGGAGCCTTATCTTGATTGCCAGGATTTATTAGAGATAATATGACAAAAGCATTTGTGGGTAAAGATGGAACAGAAATTAATGGAATCTCATTAGTTAGTGGAGAATGGTATGTAATGCAACCAATTTTCTTATATGAATCAATTAGTTTTGTGATTCTTTGAGCGTTAATAGTGTTTTTAATTCCAGCAATTAAATACATGACAAAAAACACACCTTGAAGAAATGATCCTTTGTCATTTCCAGTGAAAGCAACAGCAATTCCATTAGATAAAATTGTGAAAAGTGAAAAATTTGAACCAAAAAAATATAATGTAATTGCAAAATCAAATAAAGATGGAGTAACTAAAGAAGAGTTATTTTATATGAAAAAAACTGATATCTGACAAAAAGCCTATTATAAAAATACTGATTTAGAAGCAGTCGCAGAATATCAAGATAAAATTGATGAAATTAATAACAAACTACCAGAGATAGATGAAAATATCTGGGCTAAAATAAAAAGTATATCAACTATAACAAAATCTCAATGACAAAAAGGGAAAGTTTTAGTTAATACTAATAACCCAAATAATTATCATGTGGTTAAAGCTGGAGTTGAAGCAGGAATGTATTTCTTTGCTTGAAACCTAGTTAGAATGATTATTGAAATTGAAAGACCAATCAATAACTTATTTATTAAAGATCATCATTTACTTTCAGTCTTATTAGTGGCAATGACTGCCCTATTTGGGATAGTTTTAGCAGTTATTGCTCAATTTGTTGCACCATATCTATTTAGAAAACCTGGATTCATTTTTGAAAAACAATACTTTTATACAGAAGATGCAGCTAAAGCAGCTGCTGGAACTAAAGTTGTTAAAAGTGAAGACAACAATGAAAAAATTAGCAAAATTAAGCTAAAAGAACAAAAAGCAAAAGAGAAATTAGATAAAACTTTAAAAAAAGATAAGTAA
- the smpB gene encoding SsrA-binding protein SmpB, whose product MGEHVIVKNKKAFFDYEILATWEAGIVLTGPEIKSIRAKEVAINESFILIRRGQVEILNMNIKNYEYAHNIKLDPTRNRVLLLHKDEIKKILKRIQLEKLTLVPLKLYLKGNYAKLEIGLAKGKKLIDKRETIKKRDVERRLNKIR is encoded by the coding sequence ATGGGTGAACATGTAATTGTTAAAAATAAAAAAGCGTTTTTTGACTATGAAATTTTAGCAACCTGAGAAGCTGGGATTGTTTTAACTGGTCCTGAAATCAAGTCGATTAGAGCTAAAGAAGTAGCCATTAATGAATCTTTTATTTTAATTCGTCGGGGACAAGTTGAGATTTTGAACATGAATATAAAAAACTATGAATATGCCCACAATATTAAGTTGGATCCCACAAGAAATAGAGTGCTCTTACTGCACAAAGATGAAATTAAAAAAATACTAAAAAGAATTCAATTAGAAAAGTTAACTCTAGTACCTTTAAAATTGTATTTAAAAGGTAATTATGCTAAGCTTGAAATTGGTTTAGCAAAAGGTAAAAAGCTAATTGATAAAAGAGAAACAATTAAGAAAAGAGATGTTGAAAGACGTCTAAACAAAATTAGATAA